In a single window of the Entelurus aequoreus isolate RoL-2023_Sb linkage group LG16, RoL_Eaeq_v1.1, whole genome shotgun sequence genome:
- the LOC133631341 gene encoding opsin-5-like isoform X2 has protein sequence MGASDKDITFQSSIPVPLDITVAVVYSVFGICSLFGNSTLLYVSYKKKHVLKPAEYFIINLAVSDLGLTLSLSPMAITSSVYHRWLYGRTACSIYAFCGMLFGICSLTTLTLLSVVCFIKVCYPFYGNRFNNFHGRLLISCAWVFALLFACCPLVHWGEYGPEPYGTACCIDWRLSNRLPTARSYTVALFFFCYILPCCVILASYTGILVTVHASHKTMERHASRQAHMSSIQIIIVKLSVAVCIGFFMAWSPYALVSMWAAFGNIENIPPLAFAMPAMFAKSSTIYNPIIYLTLRPNFRKVICRDAGALRSCLCSWCCCRPKVRVRLRSVPKRSDRFPSPSSSTHPATIALKGQKDVFESPTPSPQVYSVTNPPACGEPSQDRALLQRDKQKHQSGSHMRSLLCKMCAKRTADSLHIDLEMVPSKAKVAWP, from the exons ATGGGGGCATCGGACAAGGACATTACCTTTCAGTCGAGCATCCCTGTACCTCTGGACATAACTGTGGCTGTGGTCTACTCAGTCTTCG gaatatgctcactatttggcaacaGCACCTTGCTGTATGTGTCCTACAAGAAAAAGCACGTCTTGAAGCCAGCTGAGTACTTCATCATCAACTTGGCTGTCAGCGACCTGGGCCTGACTCTGTCTCTCTCCCCGATGGCCATAACTTCAAGTGTCTACCACAG GTGGCTGTATGGGAGGACGGCGTGCTCCATCTACGCCTTCTGCGGCATGCTGTTTGGCATCTGCAGCCTGACCACTCTCACCCTACTCAGCGTGGTGTGCTTCATCAAAGTGTGTTATCCCTTCTACG GAAACCGATTCAACAACTTCCATGGCCGCCTACTCATCTCCTGTGCTTGGGTCTTTGCGCTGTTGTTTGCCTGCTGCCCGCTGGTCCACTGGGGAGAATACGGGCCAGAACCTTACGGTACGGCCTGCTGCATCGATTGGCGCCTGTCCAATCGGCTCCCGACGGCACGCTCCTACACGGTGGCGCTGTTCTTCTTCTGCTACATCCTTCCGTGCTGCGTCATCCTGGCGTCCTACACAGGGATTCTGGTCACGGTGCACGCGTCGCACAAGACCATGGAGCGGCACGCTTCCAGGCAGGCGCACATGAGCAGCATCCAGATCATCATTGTCAAG CTAAGCGTCGCCGTCTGCATTGGTTTCTTCATGGCCTGGAGTCCATACGCTCTGGTGTCCATGTGGGCTGCGTTCGGAAACATCGAGAACATCCCTCCTCTGGCGTTCGCCATGCCGGCCATGTTTGCCAAGTCCTCCACCATTTACAACCCCATCATCTATCTCACGCTGAGACCCAACTTCCGCAAGGTAATATGCAGGGACGCGGGTGCTCTGAGGAGCTGCCTGTGCTCCTGGTGCTGCTGCCGGCCTAAAGTCAGGGTGAGACTTCGATCGGTCCCAAAACGGAGCGACCGATTCCCTTCGCCTAGCTCTTCGACCCATCCTGCTACGATAGCCTTGAAAGGTCAGAAGGATGTGTTTGAATCCCCCACGCCGAGTCCTCAAGTGTACAGTGTTACTAACCCCCCAGCTTGTGGAGAACCGTCCCAGGATAGGGCCCTTCTCCAAAGAGATAAACAAAAACATCAAAGCGGGAGCCACATGAGGTCTTTACTGTGCAAAATGTGCGCAAAAAGGACTGCAGATAGTCTTCATATTGATTTAGAGATGGTTCCAAGCAAAGCCAAAGTGGCTTGGCCTTGA